The following proteins are co-located in the Haloplanus sp. HW8-1 genome:
- a CDS encoding sugar phosphate nucleotidyltransferase, with translation MRLDSAVVLAAGEGTRLRPLTKYRPKPLLPAANRPILEYVLDALVDAGVEDLHVVVGYRRDRVQNRIGPTYRGRTVTYHVQEKQLGTGHAVLQARDTLDDGFLVVNGDEVVTAAMVESVIDAHGATDAATLAVVESDRAPEYGAVRLDGDRVVELVERPGDDTYRLLNAGIYAFGPSLLAGIEATERHAGELRLTDAIAANVRNDDAVRGVRMDGLWSTATYPWDLLTVARDLLADGRVDEPERDRGVYVDGTASVHDDAALRAPVVVGPDSAVGPGAVVGPDTALGRHAAVGAGAVVEGSVLDIDTRIGPNATVVDTVTGQGATVGPGATIPGGEADVRIGRTVHENRRLGCVVADRAHVGGGATVASGTLLGTEARVGTGAHASGIVSEGTEVRR, from the coding sequence ATGCGACTGGACTCCGCGGTCGTCCTCGCGGCCGGTGAGGGGACGCGTCTCCGGCCGCTGACGAAATATCGGCCGAAGCCGCTGTTGCCGGCCGCGAACCGACCGATTCTGGAGTACGTCCTCGACGCGCTGGTCGACGCGGGTGTCGAGGATCTCCACGTCGTCGTCGGCTACCGGCGTGACCGGGTACAGAACCGCATCGGGCCGACCTACCGCGGCCGGACCGTCACCTACCACGTCCAGGAGAAACAACTCGGAACGGGCCACGCGGTGTTGCAGGCACGCGACACACTGGACGACGGATTTCTCGTCGTCAACGGTGACGAGGTGGTGACGGCCGCGATGGTCGAGTCGGTGATCGACGCCCACGGCGCGACGGACGCCGCGACGCTCGCGGTCGTCGAGAGCGACCGAGCGCCGGAGTACGGCGCCGTCCGACTCGATGGCGACCGGGTCGTCGAACTCGTCGAGCGTCCGGGCGACGACACCTACCGCCTCCTGAACGCCGGCATCTACGCCTTCGGGCCGTCGCTTCTGGCGGGAATCGAGGCGACCGAGCGGCATGCCGGCGAACTCCGGCTGACGGATGCCATCGCCGCGAACGTCCGGAACGACGACGCCGTTCGTGGAGTACGGATGGACGGGCTCTGGTCGACCGCCACCTACCCGTGGGACCTGCTGACCGTCGCGCGCGACCTACTGGCCGACGGCCGCGTGGACGAACCGGAACGGGACCGTGGCGTCTACGTCGACGGGACGGCGAGCGTTCACGACGATGCCGCGCTTCGGGCGCCGGTCGTCGTCGGCCCCGACTCGGCGGTCGGTCCCGGTGCCGTGGTCGGCCCGGACACCGCACTCGGGCGACACGCGGCCGTCGGCGCCGGCGCCGTCGTCGAGGGGTCGGTGCTCGACATCGACACCCGGATCGGGCCGAACGCGACGGTGGTCGACACCGTGACCGGGCAGGGGGCGACCGTCGGGCCGGGGGCGACGATTCCCGGCGGCGAGGCCGACGTCCGGATCGGACGGACGGTCCACGAGAACCGGCGTCTCGGCTGTGTCGTCGCCGACCGCGCGCACGTCGGGGGCGGCGCCACCGTGGCGTCGGGGACGCTGCTCGGCACCGAGGCGAGGGTCGGCACCGGGGCACACGCGAGCGGAATCGTCTCCGAGGGGACGGAGGTGCGACGATGA